In a single window of the Papaver somniferum cultivar HN1 chromosome 8, ASM357369v1, whole genome shotgun sequence genome:
- the LOC113306904 gene encoding putative receptor-like protein kinase At1g80870 — translation MPSRALLSTQTNSFLHSKILLLSITFAASFLFLIALIFFLFYIYYTLINRSKTNPFDSNTPLLKLQIFSYRELKSATNSFNESNDIGKGGSGTVYHGILRDGKSIAVKKLDSSSLRADREFQNELRILGGLRSQFVVSLLGYCVDKTKRFLVYEFMPNKSLQESLFSEEVFYLNWEKRFEIILDITKALSFLHLECDPPIIHGDVKPSNVLLGYDYRAKISDFGLSRIKTEGEFGIDLFSQDFGRSEELLKSQDLSSNQETKIKGNQVNIRSSSTQVDFSLALQASSSKNYYCNKDDKLVDYNVKTSRNLNLNDEDDQKKYRNGKGKEICRNDDSVREDWSKFVPDEEELCSFDHSKELNFVSSSSPIIDDTMDDTMQWGQDWWWRQDGSGELCSKDYVTEWIGSQICPSTNGDWDEEKGNNHEISHLDTSTQLDKLESLSKPEFKQSKKRSNKNEEKCTKNCNKKQRKMQEWWKEEKLAEVSKKHSRLKKIESKVKKGLKIQSFNMGRRLLSRKRIKFGEHIQNESNSDGDFSFRKGWRKKNSHSAASDMWSGDLFSRELSSTTSMRGTVCYVAPEYGGCGYLMEKADVYSLGVLILVIVSGRRPLHVLNSPMKLEKANLIHWCRQLAKGGNILELVDEKLKDAYNKDQASLCINLALMCLKKMPELRPDISEIVKILKGEMDLQGVPFELSPSPPSKYLSRSRRRAKTDVQ, via the coding sequence ATGCCTTCAAGAGCTCTCCTTTCAACACAAACTAATTCGTTTCTTCATTCTAAGATTCTACTTCTCTCTATTACATTCGCAGCTTCATTTCTATTTCTCATCGCTCTAatcttctttctcttttataTTTATTACACTCTGATTAATCGTTCTAAAACTAACCCTTTTGATTCAAACACACCGTTGTTAAAGTTACAGATATTCTCGTACAGAGAACTCAAATCAGCTACTAATTCGTTTAATGAATCGAACGATATAGGAAAAGGTGGTTCTGGTACTGTTTATCACGGTATATTACGTGATGGTAAATCCATTGCTGTTAAAAAACTTGATTCATCTTCATTACGAGCTGATAGAGAATTTCAAAATGAATTGCGAATTCTGGGTGGTTTAAGATCACAGTTTGTAGTTTCTTTATTAGGTTATTGTGTTGACAAAACAAAGAGATTTTTAGTTTATGAATTCATGCCTAATAAAAGCTTACAGGAATCATTGTTTAGTGAAGAGgttttttatttgaattgggaGAAAAGGTTTGAGATTATACTTGATATTACTAAAGCTCTTTCATTTTTACATCTTGAATGCGATCCTCCTATCATTCATGGTGATGTTAAACCTAGTAATGTTTTACTAGGGTATGATTATCGAGCTAAGATATCTGATTTTGGTTTGTCCAGAATTAAAACAGAAGGTGAATTTGGTATTGATTTGTTTAGTCAAGATTTCGGTCGAAGCGAAGAGCTTTTGAAAAGTCAAGATCTTTCTTCaaatcaagaaacaaaaatcaaaggaaatcagGTAAATATTAGGAGCAGTAGTACTCAAGTTGATTTTTCTCTTGCTTTACAGGCTTCTAGTTCTAAGAACTACTATTGTAATAAAGATGATAAATTAGTTGATTATAATGTTAAAACATCGCGAAACTTGAATTTGAATGATGAGGATGATCAGAAAAAGTACAGAAATGGAAAGGGGAAGGAGATCTGTAGAAATGATGATAGTGTTAGGGAGGATTGGAGCAAGTTTGTTCCTGATGAAGAAGAGCTTTGTAGTTTTGATCATAGCAAGGAGTTGAATTTTGTTTCTTCGTCGTCGCCTATTATCGATGATACGATGGATGATACAATGCAATGGGGACAAGATTGGTGGTGGAGACAAGACGGGAGTGGTGAATTGTGTAGTAAAGATTATGTTACAGAGTGGATTGGTAGTCAGATTTGCCCATCAACTAACGGTGATTGGGATGAAGAGAAAGGTAACAATCATGAAATATCCCATTTGGATACTTCAACACAGTTGGATAAGTTAGAAAGTTTAAGCAAACCCGAGTTTAAACAGTCCAAAAAGAGGTCTAACAAAAATGAAGAGAAGTGTACAAAAAATTGTAATAAGAAGCAGAGGAAGATGCAAGAATGGTGGaaagaagagaaacttgcagaggTTAGCAAGAAGCATAGTAGGTTAAAGAAGATTGAATCTAAGGTGAAGAAAGGCCTCAAGATTCAGTCATTTAATATGGGTCGAAGGTTACTTTCTCGAAAGAGGATTAAATTTGGTGAACATATTCAAAATGAATCCAACTCTGACGGAGATTTTAGTTTTAGAAAGGGTTGGAGGAAGAAAAACTCTCATTCAGCTGCAAGTGATATGTGGAGTGGGGATCTTTTCAGTCGGGAATTGAGTAGTACAACAAGCATGAGAGGAACTGTGTGTTATGTTGCTCCTGAATATGGTGGTTGTGGGTATTTGATGGAGAAGGCTGATGTATACAGTTTAGGAGTTTTAATTCTCGTGATCGTGTCCGGTCGAAGACCGTTGCATGTTTTAAATTCACCAATGAAACTCGAGAAAGCCAACTTGATTCACTGGTGTAGGCAGTTAGCTAAAGGTGgtaatatattggagttagttgaTGAGAAATTGAAAGACGCCTATAATAAAGATCAAGCGAGTCTCTGCATCAATTTGGCTCTCATGTGTTTAAAGAAGATGCCAGAATTACGGCCAGATATTAGTGAAATTGTAAAAATCTTAAAAGGTGAAATGGATCTACAAGGAGTCCCATTTGAATTATCCCCATCTCCACCTTCCAAATACTTGAGCAGATCCAGGAGAAGAGCTAAAACAGATGTACAATAA
- the LOC113306905 gene encoding APO protein 2, chloroplastic-like yields MSCGFAHSPAAITALIHPSKFESVRVSYHTKCKCLKSKLYQNLAYLGSFKFNVCEVELPPQVAFRPHSNVFLIKGNHPQNADFPRYYSKKEKKPFPIPVLELRRAARERQKSRKGKPRKPVVPPGNGMLIRRLISVAYEVFNARIKLVNNLKRLLKVVPVHACKWCNEIHVGPVGHPFKSCRGQQTERRKGQHEWIQATIEDIFLPVDAFHLFDRLGPRIPHEERFSTPRVPALVELCVQAGVDLPDLPTKRRRKPVIRIGKSEIIDANEDDLVEETFTPGFNEIIDASEDDLVEEDIALVVPETYTLHDILPDSEIQSPSNAEELALLSEETVEAWDKMRQGAKKLMRKYLVRVCGYCPEVHVGPSGHKAQNCGAYKHQQRNGQHGWQAATLDDLIPPRYVWHVPDVRGPPLQRELRNFYGQAPAVVEICVQGGAVAPEEYRSTMRLDVGIPIDIKEVEMVV; encoded by the exons ATGAGTTGTGGGTTTGCTCATTCCCCAGCTGCAATTACTGCTTTGATACATCCTTCCAAATTTGAATCTGTAAGGGTTTCCTACCATACAAAATGTAAATGTCTAAAATCGAAGCTGTACCAAAATCTTGCTTATCTTGGTTCATTCAAG TTCAATGTCTGTGAAGTAGAACTTCCACCTCAGGTTGCATTTCGACCTCACTCAAACGTGTTTCTGATCAAAGGCAATCATCCCCAAAATGCGGATTTTCCTCGATACTACTCTAAGAAAGAGAAGAAGCCCTTCCCGATACCTGTTTTGGAGCTAAGACGAGCTGCCAGGGAGAGACAAAAGAGCAGAAAGGGGAAGCCCAGGAAACCAGTAGTACCTCCGGGGAATGGGATGCTAATACGAAGGCTTATATCGGTCGCATATGAAGTTTTCAACGCCAGGATCAAACTGGTTAACAATCTTAAAAGGCTCTTGAAAGTGGTGCCAGTGCATGCTTGCAA ATGGTGTAACGAAATTCATGTGGGACCTGTTGGCCATCCGTTCAAGTCATGCAGAGGACAGCAAACCGAGCGCCGTAAGGGACAGCACGAGTGGATACAGGCGACTATTGAGGACATATTCTTGCCAGTTGACGCCTTTCACCTCTTCGATCGTCTTGGTCCACGTATTCCTCATGAAGAAAGATTTTCCACCCCTAGGGTACCAGCACTTGTTGAACTTTGTGTCCAAGCTGGGGTTGACCTACCTGACCTTCCTACAAAGAGGAGAAGAAAACCAGTAATTCGTATAGGGAAAAGTGAAATAATTGATGCTAATGAAGATGACTTGGTAGAAGAAACTTTTACACCAGGATTCAATGAGATAATTGATGCTAGTGAAGATGACTTGGTGGAAGAAGATATCGCGCTGGTAGTTCCTGAAACATACACCTTGCATGATATCTTACCTGATTCAGAGATACAATCTCCGTCAAATGCTGAAGAACTAGCCTTACTCTCTGAGGAGACAGTTGAAGCATGGGATAAGATGAGACAAGGGGCGAAGAAGTTGATGAGGAAATATTTAGTGAGAGTGTGTGGATACTGCCCGGAGGTGCACGTGGGACCCAGTGGACACAAGGCACAAAATTGTGGGGCATATAAGCACCAGCAACGAAATGGGCAACATGGGTGGCAAGCAGCGACCCTTGATGATTTGATACCACCAAGGTATGTGTGGCATGTTCCCGATGTGAGAGGTCCTCCTCTGCAAAGGGAGCTGCGGAACTTTTATGGGCAAGCTCCGGCTGTGGTGGAGATTTGTGTGCAAGGGGGTGCTGTTGCACCAGAAGAGTATAGGTCAACAATGAGGCTGGATGTCGGGATTCCAATCGATATTAAAGAAGTTGAGATGGTAGTTTGA